The proteins below are encoded in one region of Triticum aestivum cultivar Chinese Spring chromosome 1B, IWGSC CS RefSeq v2.1, whole genome shotgun sequence:
- the LOC123085966 gene encoding AT-hook motif nuclear-localized protein 23-like, whose protein sequence is MAWWAGSMGGLDLRNHLAQFGGPAAGGAAMGGAEQAPTTPNSSGSNNHDDSSGAAQDSPTAGAGDNSPNPNAAISGSGPSGGGGGSGGGGSSSGRRPRGRPAGSKNKPKPPIIITRESPNTLRSHVLEIASGADIMEAVSTFARRRQRGVSVLSGSGVVGNVTLRQPAAPPGSVVTLHGRFEILSLSGAFLPSPCPPGATGLAVYLAGGQGQVVGGTVIGELVASGPVMVVAATFSNATYERLPLADEEPGEAAAAATGSDGMQLPEGPAPGGNGGMGAAVGVPGLPDPSSMPFYNLPPNLQMPNGGGQMAHDVFGSFRPPPPAF, encoded by the coding sequence atggCGTGGTGGGCAGGGAGCATGGGCGGCCTGGATCTCCGCAACCACCTGGCGCAGTTCGGCGGCCCAGCTGCCGGCGGCGCTGCCATGGGCGGCGCCGAGCAGGCCCCGACGACCCCAAACAGCAGCGGGAGCAACAACCACGACGACTCCTCCGGCGCAGCGCAGGACTCCCCCACCGCCGGCGCGGGCGACAACTCCCCTAACCCCAACGCCGCCATCTCAGGCTCAGGCCcgtccggaggaggcggaggcagcggcggcgggggctcGTCGTCGGGCCGGCGGCCGCGAGGGAGGCCCGCGGGGTCCAAGAACAAGCCCAAGCCGCCCATCATCATCACGCGGGAGAGCCCCAACACGCTGCGCTCCCACGTGCTGGAGATCGCCAGCGGCGCCGACATCATGGAGGCGGTGTCCACCTTCGCGCGCCGCCGCCAGCGCGGGGTCTCCGTGCTCTCCGGCAGCGGCGTCGTCGGCAACGTCACCCTGCGCCagcccgccgcgccgcccggctccGTCGTCACGCTCCACGGCCGCTTCGAGATCCTCTCCCTCTCCGGCGCCTTCCTCCCGTCGCCCTGCCCGCCGGGGGCCACCGGCCTCGCCGTCTACCTCGCCGGCGGGCAGGGCCAGGTCGTCGGGGGCACCGTCATCGGGGAGCTCGTCGCGTCTGGGCCCGTCATGGTCGTCGCCGCTACCTTCTCCAACGCCACTTACGAGCGCCTCCCGCTCGCCGATGAAGAGCCTGGCGaggcggccgcggcggccaccGGATCCGACGGCATGCAGCTGCCGGAAGGGCCGGCTCCGGGAGGAAATGGCGGGATGGGTGCGGCCGTCGGCGTGCCCGGACTGCCAGACCCGTCGTCGATGCCATTCTACAACTTGCCGCCAAACCTGCAGATGCCTAATGGCGGCGGTCAGATGGCGCACGATGTGTTTGGCTCCTtccggccgccaccgccggccttctAG